The genomic interval GACGCCACGCGCCGTTTTTTGGATTGACGGTCCTTGTGTATCTCGGACCATATGCCGAGCGTTGGTGTCGGCGGGTGCCACTCGTCACGGTTCTGGCGATCCATGTCGTCCTGGCGATCTTCGTGGCGATAGAATTCCTGCCACAGGCTTCGTTGCAACCCATTGTGCCACTGAGTTTCTATCCGGTCGGCGCGGTCGCGGCGCTCGACCAAGCCGCGGTGAAAGGAAATCTTGCGGTGCCGTTTCGCTGGGGCAGCTATGCTTCATGGCGGCTGGCACCCCGGATCAAAGTCTCGATGGATGGGCGGTACGAGGAAACATACCCGGACGCGACCTTTGAGATGAACCAAAGATTTTTCCACAGGACCGGCACGGACTGGGACCGGCTTCTGCGAGAATACCGTGTGGATTTCATCATCCTGGAGTTACGTACGACACAGCTTTCGCCCGCGGACCTGCGCGCGCATGGGTACGAAGTAATCCGGGCCGATGACACGTCGGTACTACTCGCCCGCAGTGAATTCGCACCAAGACTGCGTGAAGCTGTCACGAAACTTCCGCCAAAATCATCCGACGCGCTCGACCCCCACCTTGCGGCTCGCTGGTTGCCGTGAAAAGATACAGTCAGTCTGTTGTTATAGTGCGTTCAAAATCTCCGCGGGCGCTTTCTCGATCCGGTCGACGCGGAATGTCTGCGGGCCGGCGTCGCCTTTCCATTCGATGGTGTCGCCGGCGTGTTTGTTGAGCAGGGCCTGGGCGAGAGCGGCGGGGTAACTGATGATGCCGCGGGCGGGGTCGCTGTCCCACGCGCCGAGGATGTGATAGGTGAGCGATTGCTTGGCACCGAGGTCGGTAACGGTGACGCTGGTTCCGATGCTGACGAGATCGGTCTTGACGTCGGCGAAGTCGGTGGCCTGCGCACGCGAGAGGAGACTTTCGAGTTCGGCGCGGCGGCGCATCAGGAGTTTTTGCGTGTCCTTGGCAGCCTTGAACTCAAAATTCTCGCGCAGGTCCCCATAGCTGCGGGCGAGACCGATTTCCTTGCTGTTCGCCGGAATCCTCTTCTGCACGATATCCTCGAGTTCGGCCATGCGTTTGTGGTAACTGGCCCACGAGACGACAATCGGTTGCTCCTTGACGGTCTTCGAGATGAGGAATTCCTGCACGAATGGGTGTTCCTTGACGATGCGCGCCATGAGCGAACGACGGTCGAGTTCCTCGATTGCGCCGCTGGACAAGATCAGGCGCGTCAGGTTGCGCACCGTTTCGGTGTCAGCTGCGGCGAGGAGATCGGCCACCAATTCGCCCTCCTCGAAGAGCACATCACGAAGCTTCTTATTGGCGGACTTGGTTGGTGCCGACTCAATGGCTTCCACAACGGCCAGCAAAAGCTCGGGAGTCTGAAAATCATCGAGCCAGGGCCAGGCCTTGCGGGAAGCCGGTGTTGAGACATTACGGCAAATCCAGCACAACAGCTCCGCGCCCGCAGTTTGATTATGCACCCATTGTTTAATTGCGCCGGCATTTTGGCCCAACAGATCGGGAATTTCGTCGAGGACTTTTGTGGAGAACCGATTAAGCTCGCGGAACAGGCGGTCGGGCGCGGAGGTCTTGAGGACCGCGAGCACACGTTTCTGCGCGGACGTGCTCAAGTCGTCGAGCAGCGCCGACAGATTGTGGATCCCCGCGAGCAGGTTGGTGAGAAAAGCGCCGGCATCTTCCACGGCAGTTTGCCGGCGGCGACCGAGTTGTTCGAGGACGACGGCGGCTTCGATGCGCTCGGGCTGGCGACTCACCGGCGTTTTATTGAGCGCATCCAGCAGCGCGTCCTGGAACTCTTGGATCAGGAGATCGGCGTTGTCCATTTCATCGATACGCTTGAGAAATTCACGCGCGACAGCGGTCCTTTGGATGAGGCCTTTGGCATCTCGGAACGCTTCTAGGATTTCATCCTGTTGCGAAACCGGCGCTGTCCGCAGCACGATCGGGTCAGTCTTTTTCAGGGGAAGCTCGAAATGCGGATCCTTCTTTGCCAGCTTGCGGACATTGTCCCACCACTTCTTCCACTGATCCGCGGGGACAACCGAGCCCGAGAGCATGGATTCGATGCGGTCGGCAATGGCGGAGCGATTGAGACTGAGGAGCGCGAGGCGAAGCAAAGCGACGGGGTCTTCGGTGCTGAGTCGCTTGAGACCCTCCGGGTCAATTATCTTGCGGACTTCAACATGCTCCTGGCTTACAGGTGTGAGGCTCGTAGCGGCATACGCAAGCTGCATTGAATGGGAGGGATTGTGCGCAAAACCGACGACGATCTGACCCAACGTGGTATCGAAGGATTTGACGCGGCCAAATCCCCAACTCTTATGCTGGCAAAAGGCATCTGGTTGGAGAGCCAACAGTGTGTCGATTCTGGCCAGTGCTGCCGGAAGAGGTGTACGATTTTGATCAAGCTCGGTAACCGTGAGGATCGTCTTGAGACGCGCATCCTTTTCATGGATCTCGGTGAGCGCCTCGGTGATCTCGGCGCGAAGGTGCTTATCGGTTGGATGCGCTTCTGTCTGCAGCTTAAGGGCATACAACCATTCATGATGCTTGCCAGCAGCCTTGATATTCCCAGCTATGAGCGAAGCCAGCTCTGCGGCCAGTGCGGGCTGGCCGGCGTCGGCAAATTCTTTCACAAGCAGGAGCAAAAACTCGGGTTGGTCAGGGAATTGCTCTGCTAATTCGAGCCACAAGGCTTGTGCGTTGTCCCAGTCGCTTTGGGAGAGAAGGGCTTTGAGTTGTTGATGGTGGTTTTGTGTCGAAATCATTTGTAGTCAAGGAGTTTCTGGTTTTGTGACTATGGTTGCCAATGAAAAAGCTGCGGGGCGTCCGCTTGACGGAGCCGGAGGCCGCCGATATGATTGTAGGCTGATGAAATGGGTTTTCACGGTTGCCGCTTTTTGTCTTTTGTTCGCCGGGTGCCAGTCTATCCAATCCATACAGGACTTGTCTCCTGAGAAATTCGCCTCTGCCACCAAGGACACAGCCTACAGTAGCGCGGGAACGAATGCAACGACTGCGACAAATTCCAAACCCAGAGTGATTGTGCCCGGGGTGACCATCAGCGTGACTGTGGACGAGGATCGCAGCCTGAATCGCGCGTATTTGGTTCCGACCAGCGGGGCGATCGACTATCCGCCGCTCGGACGGATCGTAGTGGAAGGCCTCACGCCAGATGAAGTGGCGCAGAAAATCCGTGAGAGTTTGGAGAAGGACTATTTTCAAAAGGCGACGGTGACCGTCGCGGTCGAGGCGGTACCCCTTGGCGCCGGGGGCGGGGTGATTTACGTGATCGGCAACGTGAACCGGCCCGGGCCGCTACTGCTGCCAAAGGACGAAAGGTTTACCGTGACCAAGGCGATCATCGCTGCGGGGAATTTTGCAACTTTCGCGAACGGCGGAAAGGTGCAATTGATCCGTTATAATGAAGCGGGCAGGAAGTCCATCACGTATGTCGACGTGGATCGAATCATGAAGCGGGGCGAATTTGAAAAGGACATTTCAGTGCAAAACGGGGACTGGATCATCGTACCCGAAAAACTGATCAACTTTTAGTCGGGGCGCGGAATTGTCTATGATCAACCAGAGCGGCGGAAGCCAGAACAGCGGGGAGCACCGGTCCGAGAGCGTCGACATCAAGGAGTACATCGTTGTCCTGCTCAAGCGGAAATGGCTCGTCCTGATTTGTTTTTTGCTCAGCATGGCCGGCACCACCGCCTTTCTGTTCACGCGCCAGCCGATTTACCAGGCCAACGCGAAAATGCGCGTCACCAACGCCGGCGGGTCGCTGCCAGTTTCCGAAGTGCTCCGCGAGGACGAGAGCCGTTTCTACGCAACCGAGATCGACATCCTCACGGGCCAGACCATGTTGCGGCGCGTCCAGCAACGGTTGCGGAAGACGACCGAGGAAATCCATGAGAATCTGTTCGATCTGAAGGTCCAGGTCGTCCGCGGTTCCTCCATTCTACAGGTCACGGTCGACAGTCCATCCACGGATTTCGCGAAGGACTTCGCTAACGCGCTTTGCGAGGAATACCTCCGATACCGTGACGAGCAGCGCTCCCAGAGTTCAGAGTCGGCGCTACTAATGTTGACGCGTGAGATCAACCGGCTGGGGCAGGAATTGAAGGGAACCCAGGAGCGATATGTTGAGTACGCGAAGGAGCACGACTTGCCGCAGATGCAAGGGACCGAAGGTGTCTGGTGGCGCTCGTTCTACATGAACCTCGCGGATTTTGCGTCGCTCAAGGAACAACTGGCCCGGGCAAAGGCGGTGGCCAATGCCCTCGATAAGGATAATGCGGCGGCCGCGATAGCGCTCCTGGACCAATCCCAGCAGTCCCAGCAATATTCGGCAGCCCACGGAATATCCGCCGAGACCAATCTGGCCGGCAGCGTGGCGCTGCCACCGGGGGGGTTGCTTGCGGAAGCGGACGGCACCAACTCACTCGGGATGTTGACAGGCACTGGAGACGGCGTCGAGCCGGCCGCGAAATTTCCATCAGATGCGACCACCAACGCGGATTCCCTCCTGGCCTCCGTGGGCAATCTCACGCTTGATGCCAGGAGAAACTCCGGCGACGCGAGCCTGGCGCAGTCCATTGCCTCGGTTGCCGCGGCTACCTCGGATCAGGTCCTGGTGCACACCTTGGTAGATCTCGAGCAGCGGCGAGCCGGTCTCGAGGTGAAAATCCAGGATTTGTCGAGGACCCTCAAGGGTCGGCACCCCGCCGTAGTCACTGCGCAACAGGAGTTGGACGATGTAAACCAGAATATCCGGTTTCAGATGAAGCTCGCGCGTGACATCCAGAATGCGAGAATCAGTTCCCTGGAGGCCCAGGTTCAATACGCGGAGAAGGGCCTGGAGGACGCCAAGAAGGAGGGCATGGAGCGGAGCAAATCCGTGCTGCTGGGCCAAACCATCCATGACGACGTCGAAAGAACCCGGTCCCTCTATAACGCCCTGCTGAACCAATTGATGAAGATCGATGCGTCACAAGGCTTTAACGCCCGCACCATTTCCGTCTCGGAGCCCGCCATCCTTGAAGGCGAGCCTGTCTATCCCAAGAAGGTCAGGGGGTTGTTGATTGCGGCATTTTTGGGATTGGGTTTCGGTTTGGCCATCGCGTTTTTCTTTGAGTACATCGACGATTCGATCAAGCTGGCGGAGGAGGTGGAGCGGGACCTGCAACTGCCATTCCTCGGGATGATCCCGGCAGCACAGTGGAACCCCGATGACCTCAGCGTACATCGCCTCGACAAGCTGAAGCAACAGGGCGGCGTGGCGGAATCCTATCGGGTGGTGCGTTCCGCCATCATCTTTTCCACACCGCGCGAGAAGCTGCGCTCGATGCTCGTGACCAGCGCTGTCCCGCGCGAGGGCAAGACGACCACGTGCGTGAATCTCGCCATCGGCTTTTCCCAGGTGGAGGACCGCGTGTTGCTTATCGATGCCGACCTGCGCCGCGGCGAAATCCACAAGTATTTCGGCTTCGAGAAGGACAAGGGTCTCGCCGACATCCTGCTGGGCGAGGCGACAGCGGAGCAGGTGATCAAACGCGGCGACGTCGCCAAGCTCGACGTCATCACCTGTGGCGCCTATCCTGCCAACCCGGCGGAACTGCTCCTTGGCTGGCGCTTGAAGGAGTTCCTGGACTGGGCGTACAAGCACTACGACCGCGTGGTCGTGGATTGTCCGCCCGTCATGGGCATCGCCGACAGCGCCATCCTCGGATCGGCTGTGGACGGAGTGCTCTTCATCATTTGGGCGGGCCGCACGTCACGGCGCTACGTCCGGGTGGCGAAGATGACGGCGGTCAGCCGTGGCGCCAAGGTATTCGGCTTTGTCCTGAACAACCTCGAACCCGGTCGCGTTGGCTACTATCACTATTATCCCTACTACTACAGCTACTACTCCCGCGGATACTACTACGCCCACAAGGAAGACGAGGGAAAAGGTGGCGACATCAAGGGCATTGAGATCCCGACCCAGCAAGACGGCAAGGACCAGATCGACGACGTGTATTGACGACCACTGAACCGCGTTCTACGGCGCGGCTTTCCCTTCCTGAGAAGTACCTTCCACAAGCCGGCCCGCCCGGGCCAACGCCGCGTCGATGTTGGCGCAGACGTTGTCCAGGCCGATCTTGTCGATGAACCCGGCATTGAAGAGCACTTTCATCGGCTGCGGTTGGACGCCACTCAGGATCAGTTGCGTGCGCTTGCGATGGAACTTGTCGAGCATGACCTCGAGGGCGTGCAAACCCGTCGCGTCGACCGCCGGCACGGTGCGCATGCGGAAGATTACGACGCGCGGCACGGTCGAGTATCGTTCCAGGGCGGCCTCGAGTTTCTCTGCGGCGCCAAAGAAGAACGGGCCCTCGATCCGATAGACGAGCACGCCTTTGGGAATTTCTTTGTCCCGAATGGAGCCACCGCCGACGTCCAGTTCGCTGTCGGCGGTAACGAGCCGGATCTGCGTGATCTCCTCCATGCGCTTGACGAACAGGGCACCCGCCATCGTCAGCCCCACGCCGACAGCAATCGTGAGATCGAAAACCACCGTCAACCCGAACGTCACCACCAGCACCATGAAATCGCTCTTCGGCCCGCGCCATAATTCGGGGAAGTTTTCCCATTCGCCCATGCGATAGGCGACCACCAACAGCACCGCGCTCAGGGCGGTCAGCGGAATGGATTTCGCCAGTGGCGCGGCGATCAGGACGATGAGCAGCAAGGTAATGGAATGGATCATGCCGGCCACGGGCGTTTTCGCGCCGCTGCGGATGTTCGTGGCGGTGCGCGCGATCGCGCCGGTCGCCGAGATGCCGCCAAAAAACGGGCAGAGCACATTGGCGACCCCTTGTCCCATCAATTCCTGGTTGGAATCGTGGCGCGATTCGATCATGCCGTCGGCCACAATCGCTGACAGGAGCGACTCGATCGCGCCCAGCATCGTGATCGTCAACGCCGGAATCATTAGTTCCTG from Verrucomicrobiia bacterium carries:
- a CDS encoding GreA/GreB family elongation factor, which produces MISTQNHHQQLKALLSQSDWDNAQALWLELAEQFPDQPEFLLLLVKEFADAGQPALAAELASLIAGNIKAAGKHHEWLYALKLQTEAHPTDKHLRAEITEALTEIHEKDARLKTILTVTELDQNRTPLPAALARIDTLLALQPDAFCQHKSWGFGRVKSFDTTLGQIVVGFAHNPSHSMQLAYAATSLTPVSQEHVEVRKIIDPEGLKRLSTEDPVALLRLALLSLNRSAIADRIESMLSGSVVPADQWKKWWDNVRKLAKKDPHFELPLKKTDPIVLRTAPVSQQDEILEAFRDAKGLIQRTAVAREFLKRIDEMDNADLLIQEFQDALLDALNKTPVSRQPERIEAAVVLEQLGRRRQTAVEDAGAFLTNLLAGIHNLSALLDDLSTSAQKRVLAVLKTSAPDRLFRELNRFSTKVLDEIPDLLGQNAGAIKQWVHNQTAGAELLCWICRNVSTPASRKAWPWLDDFQTPELLLAVVEAIESAPTKSANKKLRDVLFEEGELVADLLAAADTETVRNLTRLILSSGAIEELDRRSLMARIVKEHPFVQEFLISKTVKEQPIVVSWASYHKRMAELEDIVQKRIPANSKEIGLARSYGDLRENFEFKAAKDTQKLLMRRRAELESLLSRAQATDFADVKTDLVSIGTSVTVTDLGAKQSLTYHILGAWDSDPARGIISYPAALAQALLNKHAGDTIEWKGDAGPQTFRVDRIEKAPAEILNAL
- a CDS encoding polysaccharide biosynthesis/export family protein, coding for MKWVFTVAAFCLLFAGCQSIQSIQDLSPEKFASATKDTAYSSAGTNATTATNSKPRVIVPGVTISVTVDEDRSLNRAYLVPTSGAIDYPPLGRIVVEGLTPDEVAQKIRESLEKDYFQKATVTVAVEAVPLGAGGGVIYVIGNVNRPGPLLLPKDERFTVTKAIIAAGNFATFANGGKVQLIRYNEAGRKSITYVDVDRIMKRGEFEKDISVQNGDWIIVPEKLINF
- a CDS encoding polysaccharide biosynthesis tyrosine autokinase, yielding MINQSGGSQNSGEHRSESVDIKEYIVVLLKRKWLVLICFLLSMAGTTAFLFTRQPIYQANAKMRVTNAGGSLPVSEVLREDESRFYATEIDILTGQTMLRRVQQRLRKTTEEIHENLFDLKVQVVRGSSILQVTVDSPSTDFAKDFANALCEEYLRYRDEQRSQSSESALLMLTREINRLGQELKGTQERYVEYAKEHDLPQMQGTEGVWWRSFYMNLADFASLKEQLARAKAVANALDKDNAAAAIALLDQSQQSQQYSAAHGISAETNLAGSVALPPGGLLAEADGTNSLGMLTGTGDGVEPAAKFPSDATTNADSLLASVGNLTLDARRNSGDASLAQSIASVAAATSDQVLVHTLVDLEQRRAGLEVKIQDLSRTLKGRHPAVVTAQQELDDVNQNIRFQMKLARDIQNARISSLEAQVQYAEKGLEDAKKEGMERSKSVLLGQTIHDDVERTRSLYNALLNQLMKIDASQGFNARTISVSEPAILEGEPVYPKKVRGLLIAAFLGLGFGLAIAFFFEYIDDSIKLAEEVERDLQLPFLGMIPAAQWNPDDLSVHRLDKLKQQGGVAESYRVVRSAIIFSTPREKLRSMLVTSAVPREGKTTTCVNLAIGFSQVEDRVLLIDADLRRGEIHKYFGFEKDKGLADILLGEATAEQVIKRGDVAKLDVITCGAYPANPAELLLGWRLKEFLDWAYKHYDRVVVDCPPVMGIADSAILGSAVDGVLFIIWAGRTSRRYVRVAKMTAVSRGAKVFGFVLNNLEPGRVGYYHYYPYYYSYYSRGYYYAHKEDEGKGGDIKGIEIPTQQDGKDQIDDVY
- a CDS encoding SulP family inorganic anion transporter, which gives rise to MLVFRPKLFDALHGYNRATFLSDLAAGVTVGVVALPLAIGFAIASGVEPSRGLWTAIIAGFVISALGGSLVQVGGPTGAFVPILFAIVARYGYDGLVVATIMAGVMLVAMGALKLGNLIKFIPYPVTSGFTSGIAVIVFVGQLKEFLGLTVKMPAHTPEQVSAIAQNLAQTQWPAVGLGVLALAILMLWPKAWRRVPASIVAVVVTTVLVAVFQIDVPTIGSKFGGIPRGLPNISFPKLNFLEVQELMIPALTITMLGAIESLLSAIVADGMIESRHDSNQELMGQGVANVLCPFFGGISATGAIARTATNIRSGAKTPVAGMIHSITLLLIVLIAAPLAKSIPLTALSAVLLVVAYRMGEWENFPELWRGPKSDFMVLVVTFGLTVVFDLTIAVGVGLTMAGALFVKRMEEITQIRLVTADSELDVGGGSIRDKEIPKGVLVYRIEGPFFFGAAEKLEAALERYSTVPRVVIFRMRTVPAVDATGLHALEVMLDKFHRKRTQLILSGVQPQPMKVLFNAGFIDKIGLDNVCANIDAALARAGRLVEGTSQEGKAAP